GAATGTGGGGCCTGTGCGCTTAATTGTGCGGCGGAAGCAATTGAAGTCAAGTCAGGAGTTGGTTGTGCCACCGCGATTATCATTGGGGCAGTCAGACGTACAGAGCCGACCTGTGATTGCTCTGGCGAATCCAAGAAATCTTGCTGCAATTGAGACTTGTAGTCTGACTCCTGAATAGGTTCCCCTCCAAGATTCTCCCTTCCAGGCGCGGTGGGGCATTTTTCCTTAACCATAAATTTCGAATGTAAGGGGTTACTACCCGGCGCAGTCAGGTATTCTCCTCAACCTAAATCACAAATTTCGAATGTGAGGCTTGTTACCGGGTGCGCATGGCAGAGGGCACTGACCCACGTGTTTCCGCGTATCCCTTTGCAAAACCAAGATTTAAGTCTGTTTGGCAGGGCTTCAAAAGTCCAAAAGTCCATGCCTGTCCCCGGCTCTTGATAGCGTTGATAGCGTGGATTCCTGTTGATTTTCCGATCTTCTACTGATATGTTTGAGCGGAAAAGAGTGACCGAAAAGGTC
The window above is part of the candidate division TA06 bacterium genome. Proteins encoded here:
- a CDS encoding 4Fe-4S dicluster domain-containing protein, producing the protein MRALRYLSNVVTLKLDADRCTGCGLCAIVCPHAVFEMDGKAIIVDKDACIECGACALNCAAEAIEVKSGVGCATAIIIGAVRRTEPTCDCSGESKKSCCN